TACTTGGCCGTGTCTCCGTCCAAAGATTTGGTCAGGATGCGCTTCACCTGTTCGGGGCCACCCATGATCATTTCCTGGCCGAATTGCATGGTCTCGTTGAATTCTCTGACGATATCTTCCACGTCCTCCTTGGGTATCGAATCGATCTCAAGCATCGCTTTGGAGATGCGGGCGATCTCAGATCGATCGAGGCGTTTGAATACTTCACCGGTAAACTTTTCCCCTAAGGCCAGGCAGAGGACTGCTGTCTTCTGGGGACCGGTATACTGGGATTGCACTTGTGGCGGCACGGTTTAAGCAGCCTCCTGTTTGAGCCATGTTTTCAGAACGGTAATGCCCTGGTCCATGTTAGACTCAAACAACTGTTGTGCCAGCAGCTTGGCATTGTCAAGACGCTTGGAGGTTTCCATGAGGCCAAGTTCTTCTTCTTCGGGCTCGGCCAAGGCGATGCGACGCTCGCCTTCGGGCAGTCGTTCCAGCGTTTCCACATCTTCTTCGGCCACACGGGGGCGAATGAGCGCCAGGACGACCGGGCGGACGACGAGGATGAGGAAGAGGAAGATCAAGAGTCCGTTGAGGAAAGGCTTGCCGAGGCGTTGAGCGTATTCGAGCATCGCCGCCATCAGGCTGGGTTCGACGTAGATATCGGGTTCGCCGAAGGAGAACGAGGAGACGTCGACGCTATCACCGCGTGCCGTATCCATGCCGACGGCGTTGGCAACGATTTGCTTGATGCGAGCCAGCTCTTCAGCATTGCGGGGGATGAAGGTATACTCAGACGTACCTTCTTTTTGCTCGTAGGTGCCATCGACTATGACGGCGACACTCAGGCGATTGATGTCACCCACCGCCGTGACGATGTTCTGTTCTTCTTTGTTGAGCTCAAAGTTTGTGGTGCGCGTTTCTCGCGTGGTCTGAGACGTGGATTCCGTACCGCTGAAACCGCTATTTTGGAAATTATTGGTCTGGGCTGCTGCTGCGCCGGTACCGGCGTTTGCCGCGTCAACCGCTGCGCTGCCGCGCGCGCTTTCTTCGCTACGTTGCTCACTTCGCACAACAGACACGTCGGGATCGTACATTTCTTTCCGGATCGTACGCTGATTGAAATCGAGGTCGGCATTGACTTTAGCAATGCTACGCCCCGGTCCGATGATGGGAGTGAGCAGTTGTTCAATCCGATTTTCCAGCGTGCTTTCCAAGTTGGTCTTGTACTCGAGCTGTGTCGACGTCATGCCGTCAATCGTATCCGTTCCCTTGGGCTGGAACAAAATCTGGCCGGTTGTGTCGGTAACCGTAATGTTGTCGGGGCTTAAGCCTTCAACAGACATTGCTACGAGATTGACAATACCTTGGACTTGCTTGGGATTGAGCTTCTTGCCTTTGACAAGCGTCAAAACAACAGACGCCGTAGCAGGGCGTTGCTCTTCGATGAACAGGCTTTTACTCGGTAAAACCAAGTGAATACGCGCTTTTTCGACTTCAGGAAATTCTGAGATGGTTCGTGCCAACTCGCCTTGCAGAGCGCGCTGGTAGTTGATGTGCTGTACAAAGTCGGTTTGACCAACTTTCAATTCATCGAAAATTTCGTATC
Above is a genomic segment from Desulfovibrio inopinatus DSM 10711 containing:
- the fliF gene encoding flagellar basal-body MS-ring/collar protein FliF; translated protein: MPSYLAQTWEKVARFWSDRTMAQRVLVAGLATSVILAFFVMVYFLNQTDYKVLYSNLGPEDAAKVVEALKADKINFKLENGGTTVLVPADIVYEKRLQIAGEGNLVGSGIGYEIFDELKVGQTDFVQHINYQRALQGELARTISEFPEVEKARIHLVLPSKSLFIEEQRPATASVVLTLVKGKKLNPKQVQGIVNLVAMSVEGLSPDNITVTDTTGQILFQPKGTDTIDGMTSTQLEYKTNLESTLENRIEQLLTPIIGPGRSIAKVNADLDFNQRTIRKEMYDPDVSVVRSEQRSEESARGSAAVDAANAGTGAAAAQTNNFQNSGFSGTESTSQTTRETRTTNFELNKEEQNIVTAVGDINRLSVAVIVDGTYEQKEGTSEYTFIPRNAEELARIKQIVANAVGMDTARGDSVDVSSFSFGEPDIYVEPSLMAAMLEYAQRLGKPFLNGLLIFLFLILVVRPVVLALIRPRVAEEDVETLERLPEGERRIALAEPEEEELGLMETSKRLDNAKLLAQQLFESNMDQGITVLKTWLKQEAA